Proteins encoded together in one Prevotella scopos JCM 17725 window:
- a CDS encoding 3-deoxy-D-manno-octulosonic acid transferase, with protein MYNIIMYAIQLGISISSFFNEKLHKMWRGEQDAVRILREKVEPDAQYIWFHAASLGEFEQGRPLIEQIRKDHPQYKILLTFFSPSGYEVRKNYEGADIITYLPIDTMGNARKFLRVVRPVMAFFIKYEFWYNYLHILQHRSVPVYSVSSIFRPDQIFFKWYGRGYGRVLKCFSRFFVQNEESKDLLSKIGIKDAMVVGDTRFDRVLQIKEASKQLPLVEKFINIDVADRKKVFVAGSSWQPDEEIFLKYFNKHKEWKLIIAPHVIGEDHLKSILSLIKEKKVVRYTQATEENVSDADVLIIDCFGLLSSIYHYGDVAYVGGGFGVGIHNVLEAAVWDMPVLFGPNNKHFAEAQGLLHDGGGFEVFDSESFSLLMNHFAEDEEFCATCGSIAGAYVESLAGATNKILSNVKL; from the coding sequence ATGTATAATATAATAATGTATGCCATCCAGCTTGGCATCTCCATAAGCAGCTTTTTCAATGAGAAGTTGCATAAGATGTGGAGAGGCGAGCAGGATGCCGTGCGGATTTTACGTGAGAAGGTGGAACCAGATGCTCAATACATTTGGTTTCATGCGGCTTCACTAGGCGAATTCGAACAAGGTCGTCCTTTGATAGAGCAGATCAGAAAAGACCATCCGCAATACAAAATTCTGCTTACGTTCTTTTCACCTTCAGGTTATGAGGTAAGAAAGAATTATGAGGGAGCAGATATCATTACGTATCTTCCAATTGATACGATGGGTAACGCTCGTAAATTCTTACGTGTCGTGCGTCCTGTTATGGCGTTCTTCATCAAGTATGAGTTTTGGTATAATTACTTGCATATCTTACAGCATCGGAGCGTACCAGTTTATAGTGTGTCAAGCATTTTTCGCCCTGACCAGATTTTCTTTAAGTGGTATGGTCGTGGCTACGGACGTGTATTAAAATGCTTTAGTCGTTTCTTCGTACAAAATGAGGAGAGTAAGGACCTTTTAAGTAAGATAGGTATCAAAGATGCGATGGTGGTGGGTGATACCCGTTTCGATCGTGTTTTGCAAATCAAGGAGGCTAGTAAGCAACTTCCGTTGGTGGAGAAATTCATCAATATCGATGTTGCCGACAGGAAGAAGGTTTTTGTGGCTGGTTCCTCATGGCAGCCAGATGAAGAAATATTCCTTAAGTACTTTAACAAACATAAGGAATGGAAACTCATCATTGCTCCACATGTTATTGGAGAAGATCATCTAAAGAGTATCCTCTCATTGATAAAAGAAAAGAAGGTTGTTCGTTACACGCAAGCAACTGAAGAGAACGTCAGTGATGCAGATGTGTTGATAATTGACTGTTTTGGTTTGCTGTCCTCTATCTATCATTATGGAGATGTAGCCTATGTTGGAGGTGGCTTCGGCGTTGGAATCCATAATGTCCTTGAAGCAGCGGTTTGGGATATGCCAGTACTTTTTGGTCCAAACAATAAACATTTTGCAGAAGCACAAGGGCTCTTGCACGATGGAGGAGGCTTTGAGGTCTTTGACTCAGAGAGTTTCAGTTTATTGATGAATCACTTTGCAGAAGACGAAGAGTTCTGTGCAACTTGTGGGAGTATTGCTGGTGCTTATGTTGAGAGTCTGGCAGGTGCAACAAATAAAATCCTAAGCAACGTAAAGTTATGA
- the trpS gene encoding tryptophan--tRNA ligase: MGKIILTGDRPTGKLHLGHYVGSLRRRVELQNLGDYDKMFVFMADVQALTDNADNPEKIRQNIIEVALDYLSAGLSPEKCTLFIQSQIPEIAELTTFLMNLVSVSRVQRNPTVKTEIKMRNFEANIPMGFFAYPVSQAADIATFKATTVPAGEDQEPMLELTRELVRRFNQIYAPVLVEPAIMLPENATARRLPGTDGKEKMSKSLGNCIYLSDDADTVWKKVKTMYTDPTHLNVSDPGHVEGNAVFTYLDAFATDEDFAEFWPEFHNLDELKAAYTAGGIGDMKCKKLLNSVLNKMLDPIRARRREYEQDIPEIYNILKKGSLDARETAAKTMDEVRTAMKINYFDDTELIKSQADRFKQK; the protein is encoded by the coding sequence ATGGGAAAGATTATTTTGACGGGTGACCGTCCAACGGGTAAACTTCATTTGGGACACTACGTGGGTTCTCTCCGCCGTCGTGTAGAACTCCAGAATCTCGGAGACTACGATAAGATGTTTGTCTTCATGGCAGACGTACAGGCGCTGACGGATAATGCTGACAATCCGGAGAAGATTCGTCAGAATATCATCGAGGTGGCATTAGATTACCTTTCTGCTGGTTTAAGTCCAGAGAAATGTACGCTCTTTATTCAAAGTCAGATTCCTGAAATTGCTGAGTTGACTACCTTCTTGATGAATCTCGTTAGCGTAAGTCGTGTTCAGCGAAACCCAACGGTGAAGACGGAGATTAAGATGCGTAACTTTGAAGCCAACATTCCAATGGGCTTCTTTGCTTACCCTGTTTCTCAGGCAGCAGATATCGCAACTTTCAAGGCTACGACTGTGCCTGCAGGTGAGGATCAAGAGCCAATGTTGGAATTGACACGTGAACTCGTACGTCGCTTCAACCAGATTTATGCACCAGTACTTGTTGAACCTGCTATCATGTTGCCAGAGAATGCAACAGCACGCCGCTTGCCGGGTACTGATGGAAAGGAGAAAATGAGTAAGAGTCTTGGTAACTGCATCTATCTCTCTGACGATGCTGATACAGTATGGAAAAAGGTGAAGACGATGTACACTGATCCTACTCACCTGAATGTTTCTGATCCTGGTCATGTTGAGGGTAACGCTGTGTTCACTTATCTCGATGCTTTCGCAACAGACGAAGACTTTGCTGAGTTCTGGCCAGAGTTTCATAACCTTGATGAGCTGAAAGCTGCTTATACTGCAGGTGGTATTGGGGATATGAAATGCAAGAAATTGCTTAATAGCGTACTGAATAAGATGCTGGATCCTATCCGTGCACGTCGTCGTGAATATGAGCAGGATATACCTGAGATTTATAATATCCTCAAGAAGGGTTCATTGGATGCACGCGAGACAGCTGCTAAGACAATGGATGAGGTACGTACAGCCATGAAGATTAACTACTTTGATGATACAGAATTGATTAAAAGTCAGGCTGATAGATTCAAACAGAAGTAA
- a CDS encoding TonB-dependent receptor plug domain-containing protein → MKNNRKIFICKGVYNTYSLYRKAICLILFSSFFMLSGNAQEVNKRDTTIEMKEVMVTARSEIRKLKESAMPISVIGQRQLQGTATNINDVLARTVGVTVRNTGGLGSASRISLRGLEGKRMGMYVDEVPMSQLSNFVALNDIPTNMIERIEVYKGIVPYKFGGSALGGAVNVVTKEYPPVYFDFSYELGSFNTHQVSTVFKRTNHKTGLQFGIGGAFSFSKNNYKMTLANLDNRIVERDHDKFNKVMAGMSVKATKWWFDEMKWELIFLKTRQEIQGIDLDVREAYNHSVSGLTALTLKRKNFFLDGLDFDFDIGYIIGRYGLNDKASNRYDWDGNKLPAVSPYGGEQNNFPSDGRNRSNELTSKLNLGYTIDKHHGINLNVYFDRNSLHPNDSLMDKALGFQSNFPSKMKTLTTGLSYDLTLFDGRFQNAFTLKNFIFSSHSRSIDVFSVRAPEPVKVSKSYFGFSDAFRYKFTDDLMLKASFNSEVRIPTSEELIGNGYSILASPALKPERTSGVNLGMLYRHLKQDGGLVEIELNGFYNQLKDMIRFTPDMIPTMARYRNFGSVRTRGVELDVKGDVCPVLYLYANGTYQDLRDVRKLTPGTTVENPTYMKRIPNVPYLLANFGAEFHKENLFGGKEQNTRFLFDASYVHTYYYDFEVSRYQDKKIPSALTMDAAIEHSFKNDQWVLTFKVKNLMDRHVVSEFNRPLPGRYIGVKVRYLLK, encoded by the coding sequence ATGAAAAATAACAGAAAAATATTTATCTGCAAAGGGGTGTATAATACTTATTCGTTATATAGAAAGGCGATTTGTCTAATACTTTTTTCAAGTTTTTTCATGCTTAGTGGAAATGCACAAGAGGTGAATAAGCGTGATACAACTATTGAGATGAAAGAAGTTATGGTGACAGCACGTAGCGAGATTAGGAAGTTGAAGGAGTCGGCTATGCCAATATCTGTTATAGGACAGCGTCAGTTACAAGGTACGGCGACAAATATTAATGACGTACTTGCGCGTACAGTTGGAGTTACCGTGCGAAATACAGGAGGTTTAGGTAGTGCCTCTCGCATTTCACTTCGTGGTTTAGAAGGTAAGCGTATGGGAATGTATGTGGACGAAGTTCCGATGTCACAGTTGAGTAACTTTGTTGCCTTAAACGATATTCCAACGAATATGATAGAGCGTATTGAGGTTTATAAAGGTATTGTCCCTTATAAGTTTGGTGGTTCAGCCTTAGGAGGAGCTGTTAATGTAGTAACAAAGGAATACCCACCAGTTTATTTTGACTTTTCATACGAACTGGGTTCGTTTAACACACATCAAGTATCAACGGTGTTTAAACGTACCAATCATAAAACTGGTTTACAATTTGGTATTGGTGGAGCCTTCTCGTTCTCAAAGAACAATTACAAGATGACATTGGCTAATTTGGACAATAGAATTGTGGAAAGAGACCATGATAAGTTCAATAAAGTCATGGCTGGAATGTCGGTTAAGGCTACGAAATGGTGGTTTGATGAAATGAAGTGGGAACTTATTTTCCTCAAGACACGTCAAGAAATACAAGGAATCGACCTTGATGTGCGTGAGGCTTATAACCATTCTGTTAGTGGATTGACGGCATTGACACTAAAGCGTAAGAATTTCTTTTTGGATGGTCTCGATTTTGATTTTGATATAGGATATATCATTGGCAGGTATGGTTTGAATGATAAGGCTTCAAATCGTTATGATTGGGACGGAAACAAGTTGCCTGCAGTCTCTCCATACGGAGGAGAGCAGAATAACTTCCCGTCAGATGGAAGAAACCGGTCGAATGAGTTGACTTCGAAACTTAATTTGGGATATACCATAGATAAGCATCATGGCATTAATCTGAATGTTTACTTTGATAGGAATTCACTTCATCCAAATGACTCTTTAATGGATAAAGCCTTGGGATTTCAATCAAATTTCCCAAGTAAGATGAAAACCTTAACAACGGGTTTGTCATACGATCTGACCCTCTTTGATGGTCGTTTCCAGAATGCTTTTACTTTAAAGAACTTTATTTTCTCCTCTCATTCTCGTAGTATAGATGTTTTTTCGGTACGTGCGCCAGAGCCTGTAAAAGTGTCTAAATCTTATTTTGGATTCAGTGATGCCTTTCGTTATAAGTTTACAGACGACTTGATGCTAAAGGCCTCTTTTAATTCAGAGGTGCGAATACCTACAAGTGAGGAGTTGATAGGTAATGGATATTCTATCCTCGCATCCCCAGCTTTGAAGCCTGAACGTACATCTGGTGTCAATCTTGGTATGCTTTATCGTCACTTAAAACAAGATGGTGGACTTGTTGAGATAGAGTTGAATGGTTTTTATAATCAGTTGAAAGACATGATAAGGTTTACGCCCGATATGATTCCTACGATGGCTCGCTATCGTAACTTTGGTAGTGTTCGTACGAGAGGTGTTGAACTTGATGTTAAGGGAGATGTCTGTCCAGTACTTTATCTTTATGCGAATGGTACTTATCAAGACCTTCGTGACGTCAGAAAGCTAACTCCTGGTACAACTGTCGAGAATCCCACCTATATGAAACGTATCCCAAACGTACCTTATCTGTTAGCAAACTTTGGTGCAGAGTTCCATAAAGAAAATCTCTTTGGAGGAAAGGAACAGAACACACGTTTCCTCTTTGATGCTTCATACGTGCATACATATTACTATGATTTTGAAGTAAGTCGGTATCAAGATAAGAAGATTCCTTCTGCTTTGACGATGGATGCAGCAATAGAACATAGTTTCAAGAATGACCAATGGGTTCTAACGTTTAAGGTAAAGAATCTTATGGATCGCCATGTTGTATCAGAGTTTAATCGTCCTCTGCCAGGAAGATATATAGGAGTAAAAGTTAGATATCTTCTGAAGTAA
- a CDS encoding malate dehydrogenase produces the protein MNYLTNEKLVIVGAGGMIGSNMVQTALTLGLTPNICLYDIYEPGVHGVFDEMEQCAFPGANLSYTVDPAEAFTGAKYIISSGGAPRKEGMTREDLLKGNCQIAADFGENIKKYCPDVKHVVVIFNPADVTALTALIHSGLKANQLTSLAALDSTRLQQALAHEFGVQQDKVTGAHTYGGHGEQMAVFASKVKIDGKPLAEMGLSAERWEEIKHHTVQGGSNIIKLRGRSSFQSPAYNAVKMIEAAMGGEKFTLPAGCYVNDEKLGFKNVMMAMPTTIDATGVHYTEPTGTPEEMASLQASYEHLCKMRDEIIGLEIIPAVADWKNDNANL, from the coding sequence ATGAATTATTTAACAAACGAAAAGCTCGTTATCGTCGGTGCTGGCGGTATGATTGGTTCAAACATGGTTCAGACTGCTCTTACACTCGGTCTTACTCCTAACATCTGTCTCTACGATATCTATGAGCCAGGCGTTCATGGTGTCTTCGATGAGATGGAGCAGTGCGCTTTCCCTGGTGCAAATCTCTCTTACACTGTTGATCCAGCTGAAGCTTTCACTGGTGCTAAGTACATCATCTCTTCTGGTGGTGCTCCACGTAAGGAGGGTATGACACGTGAAGATTTGTTGAAGGGTAACTGCCAGATTGCTGCTGATTTCGGTGAGAATATCAAGAAATATTGCCCAGATGTTAAGCACGTTGTTGTTATCTTCAACCCAGCTGACGTTACAGCATTGACTGCTCTTATTCACTCTGGTTTGAAGGCTAACCAGCTCACTTCACTCGCTGCTCTTGACTCTACTCGTCTGCAGCAGGCATTGGCTCACGAGTTTGGCGTACAGCAGGATAAGGTTACTGGTGCACACACATACGGTGGTCACGGTGAGCAGATGGCAGTATTCGCTTCTAAGGTTAAGATTGATGGCAAGCCATTGGCAGAGATGGGTCTTTCTGCAGAGCGTTGGGAAGAGATTAAGCACCACACAGTACAGGGTGGTTCAAACATTATCAAGCTTCGTGGCCGTAGCTCATTCCAGAGCCCAGCTTACAATGCTGTTAAGATGATTGAGGCTGCTATGGGCGGTGAGAAGTTCACCTTGCCAGCAGGTTGCTACGTTAACGACGAGAAGCTCGGCTTCAAGAACGTTATGATGGCTATGCCTACAACTATCGATGCTACTGGTGTTCACTACACTGAGCCAACAGGTACTCCAGAGGAGATGGCTTCTCTTCAGGCTTCTTACGAGCACCTCTGCAAGATGCGTGATGAGATCATTGGTCTCGAGATCATCCCAGCTGTTGCTGACTGGAAGAACGACAACGCAAATTTGTAA
- a CDS encoding aminopeptidase P family protein: protein MIHTINERIEHLRSWMKENGISAFIFPSSDPHNSEYVAEHWKSREWISGFTGSAGTAVVTLDHAALWTDSRYFIAAGKELKGTGFQLMKLRVEGTPSILEWLVNELSHYEKAVVGLDGNVNSFAEVTAIEHELTTNGNITVRTDADPMAVLWTDRPVIPDNKVCLHPLEYSGEPTSSKISRIRKYFAGVGADGLLVTALDEIAWVLNLRGNDVHCNPVFVSYLLISPEKVSLYIDNVKLPAEVKDYLDSEHIEVETYDAVEEGLRSYEGKSLLVDMSSVNYSLATAVPVEKIFNGVSPIVSMKAVKNKTEQDGFRDAMLRDGVAVVKFLAWLKPAVEAGGQTEISLDVRLTALRAEQSKFKGISFDTIVGYEEHGAIVHYEATPETDIPVKPRGLVLIDSGAQYLDGTTDITRTIALGELTEEQRRVYTLVLKGHIQLDMCKFPVGVCGSQLDAIARVPMWREGYNYMHGTGHGVGSYLNVHEGPHQIRMEWRPAPLQAGMTVTNEPGIYLEGKFGVRIENTLLIVPAETTAFGDFLKFETLTLAPIDTTPIVLEMLSAEEHEWLNNYHQRVYTSLKPYLTDVEKEWLRKATLPI, encoded by the coding sequence ATGATACATACTATTAATGAGCGTATAGAGCATCTTCGCTCGTGGATGAAAGAGAATGGTATCTCTGCATTTATTTTCCCAAGTAGTGATCCGCATAACAGTGAGTATGTTGCTGAACATTGGAAAAGTCGTGAATGGATATCTGGGTTTACTGGCTCTGCAGGCACCGCAGTTGTTACGCTAGACCACGCAGCCTTGTGGACTGATTCTCGTTATTTCATTGCTGCCGGAAAAGAACTGAAAGGGACAGGATTTCAATTAATGAAACTTCGAGTAGAGGGTACTCCTTCTATACTTGAATGGCTTGTTAATGAGCTCTCACACTATGAGAAGGCCGTGGTTGGTCTGGATGGAAATGTTAATTCCTTTGCAGAAGTTACTGCGATAGAACATGAGTTGACGACAAATGGGAACATTACTGTGCGAACAGATGCTGATCCTATGGCTGTGCTATGGACGGATAGGCCCGTAATACCTGACAATAAGGTTTGTCTTCATCCGTTGGAGTATTCTGGAGAGCCGACTTCGAGTAAGATAAGTAGGATTCGCAAGTATTTTGCAGGTGTCGGTGCTGATGGTTTGTTGGTGACCGCACTTGATGAGATTGCGTGGGTATTGAACCTCCGAGGTAACGACGTGCATTGTAATCCCGTGTTTGTATCTTATCTTTTGATATCCCCTGAAAAAGTTAGTTTATATATAGATAATGTAAAACTTCCAGCAGAGGTTAAAGACTATCTTGACTCAGAACATATAGAGGTTGAGACTTATGACGCTGTTGAGGAGGGACTTCGTTCTTATGAGGGTAAATCCCTGTTGGTTGATATGTCTTCTGTAAACTATTCGTTGGCGACAGCGGTGCCAGTTGAGAAAATTTTTAACGGGGTTTCTCCAATTGTTAGTATGAAAGCAGTGAAGAATAAGACAGAGCAAGATGGGTTCCGTGATGCAATGTTACGTGATGGAGTTGCGGTAGTTAAGTTTCTTGCATGGTTGAAGCCTGCTGTTGAGGCTGGAGGACAAACAGAAATCTCACTTGATGTGCGTTTGACAGCCCTGCGTGCTGAACAGTCAAAGTTTAAAGGAATTTCTTTTGATACAATTGTTGGTTATGAAGAACATGGAGCTATTGTGCATTATGAAGCAACACCTGAGACTGATATCCCTGTAAAACCTCGTGGGTTAGTCCTTATTGATAGTGGCGCACAATACTTAGATGGTACGACAGATATCACACGGACCATAGCCTTGGGTGAATTGACCGAAGAACAGCGACGAGTTTATACGCTGGTGTTAAAAGGACATATTCAACTCGATATGTGTAAGTTCCCTGTAGGGGTGTGCGGTTCACAGCTGGATGCAATAGCACGAGTGCCGATGTGGCGTGAAGGTTATAACTATATGCACGGAACAGGGCATGGGGTAGGAAGTTACTTAAACGTACACGAAGGTCCTCACCAAATACGTATGGAATGGAGACCTGCTCCGTTGCAGGCAGGAATGACCGTTACTAACGAGCCAGGTATTTATTTGGAAGGTAAGTTTGGTGTGCGTATTGAAAATACCTTGCTCATTGTTCCTGCCGAGACAACAGCCTTTGGCGATTTTCTCAAGTTTGAAACACTTACCCTTGCGCCGATTGATACAACTCCGATTGTACTTGAGATGTTGAGTGCTGAGGAGCATGAGTGGCTCAATAACTATCATCAACGTGTTTATACCAGTTTAAAGCCTTATTTGACTGACGTTGAAAAGGAGTGGCTTAGAAAAGCAACTTTGCCAATTTAA
- the rpsU gene encoding 30S ribosomal protein S21, with protein MIIVPVKDGENIERALKKFKRKFEKTGVVKELRARQQFDKPSVKKRLKMERAVYVQHLRDAEE; from the coding sequence ATGATTATTGTACCAGTAAAGGACGGTGAGAACATCGAGCGCGCGCTCAAGAAGTTCAAGAGAAAGTTTGAGAAGACAGGTGTTGTTAAAGAGCTTCGTGCTCGTCAGCAGTTTGACAAGCCATCTGTTAAGAAGCGCCTGAAGATGGAACGTGCCGTTTATGTACAGCACCTTCGTGACGCAGAAGAATAA
- a CDS encoding tyrosine recombinase XerC, translating to MPMVEKFLDYIKFERNYSPMTVINYRKDLIEFERFYKQLDCQLSWESVDSDVVRNWMEFMMDRGNSASSVNRRLSALRSFYRFALRRKLVDRDPVHGLQGPKRQKPLPQFLKESEMERLLDLNRWTDSYKDVLERTIIITFYVTGIRLSELIGLDDDDIDNVTCEVKVTGKRNKQRIIPFGKELAEVFARYLVIRNTIAKGDSTAFFLTEKGKRMTNAQVRSLVKKNLTKVSTLKKRSPHVLRHTFATAMLNHEAGLESVKKLLGHESLSTTEIYTHTTFEQLKKVYKNAHPRA from the coding sequence ATGCCGATGGTAGAAAAGTTCTTAGATTACATAAAGTTTGAAAGGAATTATTCTCCGATGACGGTAATCAACTATCGTAAGGACTTGATAGAGTTCGAACGGTTTTATAAGCAACTTGATTGTCAACTCTCTTGGGAGTCTGTAGATTCTGATGTTGTTAGAAATTGGATGGAGTTTATGATGGACAGAGGAAACTCTGCTTCGTCAGTCAATAGAAGACTCAGTGCGTTGAGATCATTCTATCGATTTGCACTTCGTCGAAAACTTGTTGATAGAGACCCTGTTCATGGCCTTCAAGGTCCAAAAAGACAAAAACCTCTTCCTCAGTTCCTTAAGGAATCAGAGATGGAAAGGTTGTTAGATTTGAATAGGTGGACAGATAGTTATAAGGACGTACTAGAACGTACAATAATTATAACATTCTATGTGACGGGTATTCGCCTGTCAGAACTGATTGGTCTTGACGATGATGATATTGACAATGTCACTTGTGAAGTAAAAGTAACAGGTAAGAGAAATAAGCAACGGATTATCCCTTTTGGTAAGGAACTTGCTGAAGTGTTTGCACGATATCTGGTGATACGAAACACGATAGCAAAAGGTGATTCTACAGCCTTCTTTCTAACGGAGAAGGGCAAAAGGATGACGAATGCACAGGTGAGAAGTTTGGTTAAGAAGAACTTAACAAAAGTGTCAACGTTGAAAAAGCGTTCGCCACACGTTCTTCGCCATACATTTGCCACGGCAATGCTCAATCATGAAGCAGGACTGGAAAGTGTAAAAAAACTGCTTGGGCATGAGAGCCTGTCAACGACAGAGATCTATACTCATACAACCTTTGAGCAGTTGAAAAAAGTCTATAAAAATGCCCACCCAAGGGCTTAA
- the hpf gene encoding ribosome hibernation-promoting factor, HPF/YfiA family, producing the protein MEILIQSIRFDATEKLQEFVTKKVEKLEKSYEDIQKVEVQLKVEKPATALNKTTSLTVAVPGNTLFVEKTCDTFEEGIDQCLDAMKVQLTKYKEKQRKH; encoded by the coding sequence ATGGAAATTTTGATCCAGTCGATTCGTTTCGACGCAACCGAAAAGTTACAGGAATTTGTGACCAAGAAGGTAGAAAAATTAGAAAAGTCTTACGAAGACATTCAGAAAGTAGAGGTGCAATTGAAGGTTGAGAAGCCGGCTACAGCATTAAATAAAACAACAAGTTTGACAGTGGCAGTTCCTGGAAATACTTTGTTTGTTGAAAAAACTTGCGATACCTTTGAAGAAGGTATTGATCAATGTTTAGATGCGATGAAGGTACAGCTCACCAAGTATAAGGAAAAACAGAGAAAGCATTAA
- the tuf gene encoding elongation factor Tu: MAKEEFVRTKPHVNIGTIGHVDHGKTTLTAAISKVLHEKGFGTEDVKSFDQIDNAPEEKERGITINSAHIEYETANRHYAHVDCPGHADYVKNMVTGAAQMDGAILVVAATDGPMPQTREHVLLARQVNVPRLVVFLNKCDMVDDEEMLDLVEMEVREILEQYGYEEDTPIVRGSALGALNGVEKWVDSVMELMNTVDTWILEPEREIDKPFLMPVEDVFSITGRGTVATGRIETGVCKVGDEVQLLGLGEDKKSVITGVEMFRKNLPTGQAGDNVGLLLRGIDKAEVKRGMVVVHPGAITPHDHFKASIYVLKKEEGGRHTPFGNKYRPQFYLRTMDCTGEIKLPEGVEMVMPGDNVEIEVELIYKVALNEGLRFAIREGGRTVGSGQITAILDDVK; the protein is encoded by the coding sequence ATGGCTAAAGAAGAATTCGTGCGTACCAAACCGCATGTAAACATTGGTACTATCGGTCACGTTGACCACGGTAAGACCACTCTTACTGCAGCAATCTCAAAGGTTCTTCATGAGAAGGGCTTCGGTACAGAGGATGTTAAGTCTTTCGATCAGATTGATAATGCTCCTGAGGAGAAAGAGCGTGGTATTACCATTAACTCTGCACACATTGAATACGAAACAGCTAATCGTCACTACGCTCACGTAGACTGTCCAGGTCACGCCGACTATGTGAAGAACATGGTTACTGGTGCTGCTCAGATGGATGGTGCTATCTTGGTTGTAGCTGCTACTGATGGTCCTATGCCACAGACTCGTGAGCACGTATTGCTCGCTCGTCAGGTAAACGTACCACGCTTGGTTGTGTTCTTGAACAAGTGTGATATGGTTGACGATGAGGAAATGCTTGACCTCGTTGAGATGGAGGTTCGTGAGATTCTCGAGCAGTATGGTTACGAAGAGGATACTCCAATTGTCCGCGGTTCTGCACTTGGTGCTTTGAATGGTGTTGAGAAGTGGGTAGATTCTGTAATGGAACTCATGAATACCGTTGATACTTGGATCTTGGAGCCAGAGCGCGAGATTGACAAGCCTTTCTTGATGCCTGTTGAGGACGTATTCTCTATTACAGGTCGTGGTACCGTTGCTACCGGTCGTATCGAAACTGGTGTTTGTAAGGTAGGTGACGAGGTTCAGTTGCTCGGTCTCGGTGAGGACAAGAAGTCAGTTATTACTGGTGTCGAAATGTTCCGCAAGAACCTTCCAACAGGTCAGGCTGGTGATAACGTAGGTCTCCTCCTTCGTGGTATCGATAAGGCTGAAGTTAAGCGTGGTATGGTAGTCGTACACCCAGGTGCTATTACTCCTCACGATCACTTCAAGGCATCTATCTATGTATTGAAGAAGGAAGAGGGTGGTCGTCATACTCCATTCGGTAACAAGTATCGTCCACAGTTCTACCTTCGTACAATGGACTGTACAGGTGAGATCAAGCTCCCAGAGGGCGTTGAAATGGTTATGCCAGGTGACAACGTTGAGATCGAAGTTGAATTGATCTATAAGGTTGCTTTGAACGAGGGTCTTCGTTTCGCTATCCGCGAGGGTGGTCGTACAGTAGGATCTGGTCAGATTACAGCAATCCTTGACGACGTTAAGTAA
- the secE gene encoding preprotein translocase subunit SecE, which translates to MFNKIVNYCKACYDELAHKTTWPSRAQLTHSAMVVISASVIIALVVFAMDSLFQHVMEFVYPR; encoded by the coding sequence ATGTTTAATAAGATAGTTAATTATTGCAAGGCTTGCTACGACGAACTTGCGCATAAAACTACTTGGCCATCACGTGCCCAGTTAACACATAGTGCAATGGTAGTTATTTCTGCTTCCGTTATCATTGCATTGGTAGTGTTTGCTATGGATTCCTTGTTCCAACACGTAATGGAGTTTGTATATCCAAGATAA
- the nusG gene encoding transcription termination/antitermination protein NusG, translating into MADTEKKWYVLRAVSGKEAKVKEYIDAQLRLNEKLAERVFEVLLPMEKHATVRKDGKRVVKEKLSLPGYVLVQANMTADVASTLRFMPNVLGFLGGMSEPTPVRQADINRLLGNVEDTELVEVQNIPYMVGETVQVTDGPFSGFHGIIEEVNTEKHKLKVMVMIFGRQNPLELSFMQVAKEE; encoded by the coding sequence ATGGCAGATACAGAAAAGAAATGGTATGTTCTTCGTGCTGTCAGTGGCAAAGAGGCTAAGGTAAAGGAATATATCGATGCCCAATTGCGTCTGAACGAAAAACTTGCTGAGCGTGTTTTCGAGGTTTTACTACCTATGGAAAAACACGCGACTGTGCGTAAAGATGGTAAGCGTGTTGTCAAGGAAAAATTAAGTCTTCCTGGTTATGTGCTTGTCCAAGCCAATATGACTGCAGATGTAGCATCTACGTTGCGTTTCATGCCTAATGTTTTAGGATTTCTCGGAGGTATGTCTGAACCTACACCTGTCCGTCAAGCTGATATCAATCGCTTGCTGGGTAATGTAGAAGATACTGAACTTGTAGAAGTACAGAATATCCCATACATGGTAGGTGAAACGGTACAGGTTACTGATGGTCCGTTCAGTGGTTTTCATGGTATCATCGAAGAGGTGAATACTGAGAAACACAAACTGAAAGTGATGGTGATGATTTTTGGTCGTCAGAATCCATTGGAACTTAGTTTTATGCAAGTCGCAAAAGAAGAATAG